A part of Rhinatrema bivittatum chromosome 16, aRhiBiv1.1, whole genome shotgun sequence genomic DNA contains:
- the LOC115077366 gene encoding olfactory receptor 6C76-like, with amino-acid sequence MEIISDLGLGNKSRVTEFILLGFGFPHTSELQILPFLALLLIYILILTGNSLIIALVYIDSHLHTPMYFFLSNLSFIDIWVTTCIVPTMVLDTLSERKSISIAACFTQIYFYFFLGEAEFILLAVMSYDRYLAICRPLHYETIMSGRVCLWLVIICWGASFLLIIIPAIFFMQLSFCGPNIIDHFYCDTAPLMEIACSDTQTLKLVIFILASFTLLSSLFITLISYMCIISTILRMPSTGRSQKAFSTCASHLIVVILNYGSCIFTYVIPHIKIKNLNKMVDLLSTIVVPLLNPFIYTLRNEKVKQIIKDKISKKLRWPARKT; translated from the coding sequence ATGGAAATTATCTCAGACTTGGGACTTGGAAATAAAAGCAGGGTGACAGAGTTCATTTTGCTGGGATTTGGGTTCCCTCACACTTCTGAACTTCAGATTCTGCCCTTCCTGGCTCTCCTCCTGATCTACATATTAATCTTGACTGGGAACAGTCTGATCATCGCCTTGGTATACATCGATTCCCACCTTCACacacccatgtacttcttcctcagcaaCCTGTCTTTCATTGATATCTGGGTCACCACTTGCATCGTCCCCACGATGGTGCTAGACACCTTGTCAGAGAGAAAGTCTATTTCCATTGCTGCTTGTTTTACAcaaatctatttttatttcttcctGGGAGAAGCAGAGTTTATTCTCCTGGCAGTCATGTCCTATGATCGCTATCTGGCGATCTGCCGTCCGCTGCACTATGAGACCATTATGAGCGGTAGAGTTTGCCTATGGCTTGTCATCATCTGTTGGGGAGCCTCTTTCCTGCTGATTATAATTCCTGCCATTTTTTTCATGCAGCTATCATTCTGTGGTCCTAATATCATAGACCATTTCTACTGTGACACGGCGCCTTTGATGGAGATTGCTTGTTCTGATACCCAAACTCTTAAATTGGTTATTTTTATCCTTGCCTCATTTACATTGTTAAGTTCTTTGTTTATCACCCTGATATCCTATATGTGcatcatctccaccatcctgCGTATGCCATCCACTGGAAGGAGCCagaaggccttctccacctgtgcTTCCCATCTCATTGTTGTTATATTGAACTATGGAAGTTGCATTTTCACGTATGTGATACCCCACATTAAGATAAAAAAcctgaataaaatggtggatttaTTAAGTACCATTGTAGTTCCCTTGCTAAACCCTTTCATCTATACTCTAAGAAATGAGAAAGTTAAACAGATCATTAAAGACAAAATTAGTAAGAAACTGAGGTGGCCTGCTAGGAAGACTTAA